A genomic region of Vitis vinifera cultivar Pinot Noir 40024 chromosome 7, ASM3070453v1 contains the following coding sequences:
- the LOC100265217 gene encoding subtilisin-like protease SBT1.2, producing the protein MEAKAQLLFSVLFLFLVFVHAQSLQTYIIQLHPHGATASSFSSKVQWHLSFLERIMFSEDDPSSRLLYSYHSAMEGFAAQLSETELESLRKLGEVIAVRPDTRLQLHTTYSYKFLGLSPASRGGWFQSGFGHGTIVGVLDTGVWPESPSFSDHGMPPVPKKWRGVCQEGQDFNSSNCNRKLIGARFFSKGHRVASISPSSDTVVEYVSARDSHGHGTHTSSTAGGASVPMASVLGNGAGVAQGMAPRAHIAIYKVCWFSGCYSSDILAAMDVAIRDGVDILSLSLGGFPIPLFDDSIAIGSFRAMEHGISVICAAGNNGPIQSSVANEAPWITTVGASTLDRRFPAIVRMGNGKRLYGESMYPGKHNPYAGKELELVYVTGGDSGSEFCFKGSLPRAKVLGKMVVCDRGVNGRAEKGEAVKEAGGAAMILANTDINLEEDSVDAHVLPASLIGFAESVQLKSYMNSSRTPTARIEFGGTVIGKSRAPAVAQFSSRGPSLTNPTILKPDIIAPGVNIIAAWPQNLGPSGLPEDSRRVNFTVMSGTSMACPHISGIAALIHSANPTWTPAAIKSAMITTADVTDHTGKPIMDSNKPAGVFAMGAGQVNPEKAIDPGLIYDIKPDEYITHLCTLGYTRSEISAITHRNVSCHELVQKNKGFSLNYPSISVIFRHGMMSRMIKRRLTNVGVPNSIYSVEVVAPEGVKVRVKPHHLIFKHINQSLSYRVWFISRKRTGEEKTRFAQGHLTWVHSHHTSYKVRSPISVTWAK; encoded by the coding sequence ATGGAAGCCAAAGCTCAGCTCTTGTTTTCTGTCCTCTTTCTCTTCTTGGTTTTTGTCCATGCTCAATCTCTACAAACATATATTATTCAGCTGCACCCACATGGGGCCACTGCTTCTTCTTTCAGCTCTAAGGTTCAGTGGCATCTTTCCTTTCTTGAACGCATCATGTTCTCAGAGGATGACCCGTCTTCTCGCCTTCTATACTCGTATCATTCTGCAATGGAAGGCTTTGCAGCTCAGCTATCTGAAACCGAGCTCGAGTCCTTGAGAAAGTTGGGTGAAGTTATAGCGGTTAGGCCAGACACAAGGCTCCAACTTCACACTACTTACTCTTACAAGTTCTTAGGACTCAGCCCTGCAAGCAGAGGTGGTTGGTTTCAGTCTGGATTCGGGCATGGAACCATTGTTGGAGTGCTTGATACTGGAGTTTGGCCTGAAAGTCCAAGCTTCAGTGATCATGGGATGCCTCCGGTTCCAAAGAAATGGAGAGGGGTTTGCCAGGAAGGACAGGACTTCAACTCTTCGAACTGCAACAGGAAACTCATTGGTGCCAGGTTCTTCAGCAAAGGCCACCGTGTGGCTTCAATATCGCCATCCTCAGACACTGTCGTGGAGTATGTGTCGGCCCGGGATTCTCATGGGCATGGGACTCACACATCATCAACGGCCGGGGGAGCTTCAGTTCCCATGGCGAGCGTGCTCGGTAATGGAGCTGGTGTGGCTCAGGGGATGGCCCCACGTGCCCACATTGCCATTTACAAAGTGTGCTGGTTCAGTGGCTGTTACAGCTCTGATATCTTAGCTGCAATGGATGTCGCCATTAGAGATGGGGTTGACATCCTTTCGCTGTCTCTTGGTGGCTTTCCAATACCACTGTTTGATGACAGCATAGCCATTGGCAGTTTCCGAGCAATGGAGCATGGAATTTCAGTCATATGTGCAGCAGGAAACAATGGTCCAATCCAAAGCTCTGTTGCCAATGAGGCACCTTGGATTACAACCGTTGGGGCAAGCACACTTGACCGGAGATTTCCAGCTATAGTTCGAATGGGTAATGGGAAAAGACTCTACGGAGAATCAATGTACCCTGGGAAACACAACCCATATGCTGGAAAGGAGCTTGAGCTGGTTTATGTGACAGGAGGAGACTCAGGAAGTGAGTTTTGCTTCAAAGGGTCTCTACCCAGAGCAAAAGTTCTTGGGAAGATGGTGGTCTGTGACCGGGGTGTCAACGGAAGGGCAGAAAAAGGTGAAGCTGTGAAGGAAGCTGGTGGTGCTGCAATGATTTTAGCAAATACAGATATTAATCTAGAGGAGGATTCAGTTGATGCACATGTCCTACCAGCAAGTTTGATTGGTTTTGCAGAATCAGTTCAGttgaagagttacatgaacTCCTCAAGAACACCCACAGCTAGAATTGAGTTTGGAGGGACCGTGATTGGGAAATCCAGAGCACCAGCAGTAGCTCAATTTTCTTCCAGAGGACCAAGCTTAACCAACCCTACCATACTCAAACCTGATATCATTGCTCCTGGGGTGAACATCATTGCTGCCTGGCCTCAAAACCTGGGTCCCTCTGGCCTTCCTGAAGATTCTAGAAGAGTGAACTTCACTGTCATGTCGGGGACTTCAATGGCTTGTCCCCACATCAGTGGAATTGCGGCTCTCATCCACTCGGCTAACCCCACATGGACCCCAGCTGCAATTAAATCTGCAATGATCACAACTGCAGATGTAACCGATCATACAGGAAAGCCAATCATGGATAGTAACAAACCTGCAGGAGTCTTTGCCATGGGAGCTGGACAGGTGAACCCTGAGAAAGCCATTGATCCGGGATTGATATATGACATCAAGCCAGATGAGTATATCACTCATCTATGCACTCTAGGATACACAAGATCAGAAATCTCTGCTATTACACACAGGAATGTCAGCTGCCATGAACTCGTGCAGAAAAACAAGGGATTCAGCCTTAATTACCCCTCTATTTCTGTCATTTTCAGGCATGGAATGATGAGTAGGATGATTAAAAGACGATTGACAAATGTGGGGGTCCCTAATTCCATTTACTCAGTGGAAGTAGTGGCACCTGAGGGAGTCAAAGTGAGAGTTAAACCCCATCATCTGATATTCAAGCACATAAATCAAAGCTTGAGTTACAGAGTTTGGTTTATATCAAGGAAGAGAACAGGGGAGGAGAAGACCAGGTTTGCACAAGGGCATTTGACATGGGTGCATTCTCACCATACTTCTTATAAGGTTAGAAGCCCAATTTCCGTGACTTGGGCAAAGTAG
- the LOC100260011 gene encoding photosystem II reaction center PSB28 protein, chloroplastic, with protein sequence MGSEWLSLLHTSLSLLHHNPTNSSLLLLLLLLLLLLLLLLLPFFSVSVILSVSSMAALQSLAFTSPLSHCCKQSPLSGLSSWAVHRSAHSSFNGRSLHLPRPQWAALKRSSSTSGLITMMVKPTIQFIQGTDEQTVPDVRLTQSRDGTNGMAIFKFEQPSVFDSSGEVGDITGFYMIDEEGVLQSVDVSAKFINGKPSGIEAKYVMRSPREWDRFMRFMERYSNENGLQFVKK encoded by the exons ATGGGTAGTGAATGGCTGTCCTTGTTacacacctctctctctctcttacacCACAACCCCACCAActcctctcttcttcttcttcttcttcttcttcttcttcttcttcttcttcttcttcttccctttttctcTGTTTCTGTCATTCTGTCTGTGTCTTCAATGGCAGCTCTGCAGTCCCTTGCATTCACCTCTCCACTGTCTCACTGTTGCAAGCAATCTCCTCTCTCGG GCTTGAGTTCTTGGGCTGTTCACAGAAGTGCACATTCATCATTCAATGGCCGGTCTTTGCACCTGCCTCGTCCACAGTGGGCTGCACTCAAACGAAGTTCATCAACATCTGGACTCATTACAATGATGGTCAAACCAACAATTCAATTCATCCAAGGAACTGATGAACAGACAGTACCAGATGTGAGGCTGACCCAATCAAGAGATGGCACAAATGGTATGGCTATATTCAAGTTCGAACAGCCCTCTGTTTTTGACTCATCTGGAGAAGTTGGAGATATCACTGGCTTTTACATGATTGATGAGGAAGGGGTTCTCCAGTCAGTTGATGTAAGTGCCAAGTTCATCAATGGAAAGCCTTCAGGAATTGAAGCAAAGTATGTGATGCGCAGCCCACGAGAGTGGGACAGGTTCATGAGATTCATGGAGCGATATTCAAATGAGAATGGGTTGCAATTCGTCAAAAAATGA